Genomic window (Primulina eburnea isolate SZY01 chromosome 8, ASM2296580v1, whole genome shotgun sequence):
GTTTGTCAATCAAATTATGAGATCGATGTATGATCTAAGTCAACAAAGCAAACCACATGAGGATGCGAGAAAAAGATTATATACAATTGTTGACACTGCAAAAGAGGAGATCTCCAACCTTCTACAGAATCTGAGTGTAGATGATGATACACCTTGTGATGCTATGACAAATGATGGTCACATAGATGAAACACGCGTACGTGATCCACTTACTGCTAAAGCCAAAGGAGTAACAAATACAAATATTACACGACACTGGGATACTAAGAGcaaaaaaggaaaaggaaagcGAAAAACTGAAAGATCAAGTAAGTTTTCATTCATTCTAAAGCTAAAAACCTGAAAGTTTAGGTAATTGTTATATATTTCACATATTTGTAATTTTATCGTGCTTGGTAGGTACAAAAGCATCCAAATTAAAAGGGCAAAGTTCACAAGAACAACAAAATGTCACACCATCGCAATATCCATTTACATATCCTCAAGTTCCAATGCAATATTCTTTTGCATATCCTCGTGTCCCATCGCAATATACATTTGCGTATCCTCAAGTTCCACC
Coding sequences:
- the LOC140837761 gene encoding uncharacterized protein — its product is MKNVRNRVSSDFEENDNGGHVSEMVFVNQIMRSMYDLSQQSKPHEDARKRLYTIVDTAKEEISNLLQNLSVDDDTPCDAMTNDGHIDETRVRDPLTAKAKGVTNTNITRHWDTKSKKGKGKRKTERSSTKASKLKGQSSQEQQNVTPSQYPFTYPQVPMQYSFAYPRVPSQYTFAYPQVPPQFAMEGNTNLYLSGQMNVLPYPYGTSQSSQGHDQDK